A single Paraburkholderia sp. D15 DNA region contains:
- a CDS encoding sugar ABC transporter permease yields the protein MIVSQSVTRHTVGGSAEPAGPGLPAAGGALGGHPRRAARRRGPSPTARRQRRAAFLFLAPACVMVAIYVIWPILSTIRLSFFNWDGMTEPSFVGLANYIELFQTATFYTALKNNLIWLLLFLLAPPAGLAVALYLNQAVAGIRIVKSLFFAPFVLSGVVVGLIFSWFYDPTFGLLALILGHGVPVLGDPRYATFGIVFAALWPQTAYCMILYLTGLTSLNAEQIEAARMEGAHGWSMLWHVILPQLRPTTFMAIVVTIIGALRSFDLISVMTGGGPFESSTVLAYYMYDQAIKYYRIGYSAAVAVVLFGIMLVYIVYHLRRMLRAEQ from the coding sequence ATGATCGTGTCGCAATCCGTCACCCGTCACACCGTCGGCGGTTCCGCCGAACCCGCGGGTCCGGGCTTGCCCGCGGCGGGCGGCGCGCTCGGCGGCCACCCGCGCCGGGCCGCGCGCCGGCGTGGACCGTCGCCGACCGCGCGCCGCCAGCGGCGGGCCGCATTCCTGTTCCTCGCGCCCGCCTGCGTGATGGTGGCCATCTATGTGATCTGGCCGATCCTGTCGACCATCCGTCTGAGCTTTTTCAACTGGGACGGGATGACCGAGCCGTCGTTCGTCGGGCTCGCGAATTACATCGAGCTGTTCCAGACGGCGACGTTCTATACGGCGCTGAAGAACAACCTGATCTGGCTGCTGCTGTTTCTGCTCGCGCCGCCGGCGGGTCTCGCGGTCGCGTTGTATCTGAACCAGGCGGTGGCGGGCATCCGCATCGTCAAGTCGCTGTTCTTCGCGCCGTTCGTGCTGTCCGGCGTGGTGGTCGGTCTGATCTTCTCGTGGTTTTACGATCCCACCTTCGGCCTGCTCGCGCTGATTCTCGGTCACGGCGTGCCGGTGCTCGGCGACCCGCGCTACGCGACGTTCGGGATCGTGTTCGCGGCGCTCTGGCCGCAAACGGCCTACTGCATGATTCTTTATCTGACCGGGCTGACGTCGTTGAACGCCGAACAGATCGAGGCTGCGCGCATGGAAGGCGCGCACGGCTGGTCGATGCTGTGGCACGTGATCCTGCCGCAATTGCGGCCCACCACGTTCATGGCGATCGTCGTCACCATCATCGGCGCGCTGCGCAGTTTCGATCTGATCTCGGTGATGACGGGCGGCGGTCCGTTCGAAAGCTCGACCGTGCTCGCTTATTACATGTACGACCAGGCGATCAAGTATTACCGCATCGGTTATTCGGCCGCGGTGGCCGTGGTGCTGTTCGGCATCATGCTGGTGTACATCGTCTATCACTTGCGGCGGATGCTGCGCGCCGAGCAATAA
- a CDS encoding carbohydrate ABC transporter permease has product MFPIPIDKWKPATRRVYKLTLPLALLIWLLPMLAVLVTSVRSTEELSEGNYWGWPKHFAMIDNYREALTTSPMLHYFWNSVLITVPAVVGSIALAAMAGFALAIYRFRGNSTLFATFVAGNFVPVQVLMIPVRDLSLQLGLFNTVSALILFHVSFQTGFCALFLRNFIKQLPFELVEAARIEGANEWTVFFRIVLPLIRPALAALAILVFTFVWNDYFWALCLTQGDDAAPITVGVAALKGQWTTAWNLVSAGSILAALPSVAMFFAMQKHFVAGLTFGATKG; this is encoded by the coding sequence ATGTTTCCGATTCCGATCGACAAATGGAAGCCGGCAACGCGCCGCGTGTACAAACTCACGTTGCCGCTCGCGCTGCTGATCTGGCTGCTGCCGATGCTCGCGGTCCTCGTCACCTCGGTGCGCTCCACCGAGGAGTTGAGCGAAGGCAATTACTGGGGCTGGCCGAAGCACTTCGCGATGATCGACAACTACCGCGAGGCGCTGACCACCTCGCCGATGCTGCATTACTTCTGGAACAGCGTCCTGATCACGGTGCCGGCCGTGGTGGGATCGATCGCGCTCGCCGCGATGGCCGGTTTCGCGCTGGCCATCTACCGTTTTCGCGGCAACTCGACCTTGTTCGCCACCTTCGTCGCGGGCAATTTCGTGCCGGTGCAGGTACTGATGATCCCGGTGCGGGATCTGTCGTTGCAGCTCGGTCTCTTCAATACGGTCAGCGCGCTGATTCTGTTCCACGTGTCGTTTCAGACCGGCTTCTGCGCGCTGTTCCTGCGCAACTTCATCAAGCAGCTGCCGTTCGAGCTGGTCGAGGCGGCGCGCATCGAGGGGGCGAACGAGTGGACGGTGTTCTTCAGGATCGTGCTGCCGCTGATTCGTCCCGCGCTGGCGGCGCTCGCGATCCTGGTGTTTACGTTCGTATGGAACGACTACTTCTGGGCGCTCTGCCTGACCCAGGGCGACGATGCCGCGCCGATCACCGTCGGCGTCGCCGCGCTGAAAGGGCAGTGGACCACCGCGTGGAACCTGGTGTCGGCGGGATCGATTCTGGCAGCGCTCCCATCGGTGGCGATGTTCTTCGCGATGCAGAAGCATTTCGTGGCGGGACTCACGTTCGGCGCGACGAAGGGATAG
- a CDS encoding response regulator: protein MKAISGGLRYLDRVVTDAAKVSDHSVLAVGVIGTIGHPLYWFWWTFVDPQPNESLAMRALGTLACALLLLRRFWPAPLARLLPWYYFATVAYTLPFFFTYYLLTSHYSMLWSMAELGMMFFLIAIFPSFVALAINLVVGVGLAILWARLTVPQAVYVDAHLFIYTYAPVFLFGIVAGITFNYTNVKRVVAQARNGALRALASSVANEMRDPLSQLRHVLDRVEESLPAATDENPSPVLSPDKAALLYRHLAHGQLSIDRGLRIIAMTLDEVSARPIDSDRFTYVSAAACTRKALDEYGFGDPKERARVRLVVLEDFTFKVDETVYLFTLFHLIKNALHFMSSDPAATLTLTVDRQAVLVHDTGPGIAPEMLPHLFEAFRSTGDSAGAGLGLAYCQRAMRAFGGTIGCRSELGKFTQFTLEFPPVSEDDIAAHEQRVVERATPFFTGKQILIVDDEVAPRDRVRRALQRVGATVSEAADGAAALNLLREPTPRDLVLMDINMPVLDGYTTTEKIRADSESPNANVLVVAYTVELGNAARVLARRAGMDELVAKSGSTVDLIRALQALLESGSRHHPPQRFEGFTGRTILVADDDPFSRRVTRAYLERCGASVIEAEHGRAVLARLHEGVAVDAIVMDMNMPGMGGVETTALIRVRADAYAQVPIVALTSNADMEAVQRCLAAGMNEVMIKPVQIGSLYASLSRQLAARQFAPRHVEPEARAERDDSLEVATSTLTSMSASESTSLPQTAASQAVPLKEGPLLDERHLQELVALDLLDQTFLNGIEQISETVARLAASVAANDLPSTHGALHILLGVSGNIGAKALHQFVRQIYPRVVDGEWPAQADWLAQICSLRDRSAPALQTYFAAVKAQGDRRDALSD, encoded by the coding sequence ATGAAAGCCATTTCAGGAGGCCTCCGCTATCTCGACCGGGTGGTCACCGACGCCGCGAAAGTGTCGGACCATAGCGTGCTGGCGGTCGGGGTGATCGGGACGATCGGGCATCCGCTCTACTGGTTCTGGTGGACCTTCGTCGACCCGCAGCCAAATGAAAGCCTGGCGATGCGGGCGCTCGGCACGCTCGCCTGCGCGCTGCTGCTGTTGCGCCGCTTCTGGCCCGCGCCGCTCGCGCGTCTCCTGCCGTGGTACTACTTCGCGACGGTCGCCTATACGCTGCCGTTCTTTTTCACGTACTACCTGTTGACCAGTCATTATTCGATGCTCTGGTCGATGGCCGAATTGGGCATGATGTTCTTCCTGATCGCCATCTTCCCGTCGTTCGTTGCATTGGCAATCAATCTGGTGGTGGGCGTCGGACTGGCAATTCTGTGGGCGCGGCTAACGGTTCCACAGGCGGTCTATGTGGACGCGCATCTGTTTATCTACACGTATGCGCCGGTCTTTCTGTTCGGGATCGTCGCCGGCATTACGTTCAATTACACCAACGTGAAGCGTGTCGTCGCGCAGGCGCGCAATGGCGCGCTGCGGGCGCTGGCCAGTTCGGTCGCCAACGAGATGCGCGACCCGCTCAGCCAGTTGCGGCACGTGCTGGATCGCGTGGAAGAAAGTCTGCCGGCCGCCACGGATGAGAACCCGTCGCCGGTGCTGTCGCCCGACAAGGCGGCGCTGCTGTACCGGCATCTCGCGCATGGGCAACTGTCGATCGATCGCGGCCTGCGCATTATCGCCATGACGCTCGACGAAGTCAGCGCGCGGCCCATCGACTCGGACCGCTTCACCTACGTGAGCGCCGCGGCCTGCACGCGCAAGGCGCTCGACGAATACGGCTTCGGCGACCCGAAGGAGCGCGCCAGGGTGCGGCTCGTGGTGCTGGAAGATTTCACCTTCAAGGTCGATGAAACGGTTTACCTGTTCACGCTGTTCCACCTGATCAAGAACGCGCTGCATTTCATGTCGTCCGATCCGGCCGCGACGCTCACCTTGACGGTCGACCGGCAAGCGGTGCTGGTGCACGACACCGGGCCGGGTATCGCACCCGAGATGCTGCCGCATCTGTTCGAGGCGTTCCGCAGCACCGGTGACTCGGCCGGCGCCGGGCTCGGTCTCGCTTATTGTCAGCGGGCGATGCGCGCGTTCGGCGGCACGATCGGCTGCCGCTCCGAGCTTGGCAAGTTTACGCAGTTCACGCTGGAATTTCCGCCGGTGTCCGAGGACGACATCGCGGCTCACGAGCAGCGGGTGGTGGAGCGCGCCACGCCGTTCTTTACCGGCAAACAGATTCTGATCGTCGACGACGAAGTCGCGCCGCGCGACCGGGTACGGCGCGCGTTGCAGCGGGTGGGCGCGACCGTCAGCGAGGCGGCGGACGGCGCTGCGGCGTTGAATCTGCTGCGGGAGCCGACGCCGCGCGATCTCGTGCTGATGGACATCAACATGCCGGTGCTCGACGGCTACACCACCACCGAGAAGATCCGCGCCGACAGCGAGAGCCCGAACGCGAACGTGCTGGTCGTCGCGTACACGGTGGAGTTGGGCAACGCGGCCCGCGTGCTGGCGCGGCGAGCCGGCATGGACGAACTGGTCGCCAAGTCCGGCAGCACGGTCGATCTGATTCGCGCGTTGCAGGCCTTGCTCGAAAGCGGCAGCCGGCATCATCCGCCGCAGCGCTTCGAAGGCTTCACGGGCAGAACGATTCTGGTCGCCGACGACGATCCGTTCAGCCGGCGCGTCACGCGAGCCTATCTGGAGCGATGCGGCGCGAGCGTCATCGAGGCGGAACATGGGCGTGCGGTGCTCGCGCGTCTGCACGAAGGCGTGGCCGTCGATGCGATCGTGATGGACATGAACATGCCGGGCATGGGCGGCGTGGAAACGACCGCACTGATCCGCGTGCGTGCCGATGCTTATGCGCAGGTGCCGATCGTCGCGTTGACGAGCAATGCGGATATGGAAGCGGTGCAGCGCTGTCTCGCCGCGGGCATGAACGAGGTGATGATCAAGCCGGTGCAGATTGGTTCGCTGTACGCGTCGCTGTCCAGGCAGCTTGCGGCGCGGCAATTCGCGCCGCGACATGTCGAGCCGGAGGCGCGCGCGGAACGGGATGATTCGCTGGAAGTGGCTACGTCCACGCTGACGTCTATGTCTGCGTCGGAGTCCACGTCATTGCCGCAGACGGCGGCAAGCCAGGCCGTACCGCTCAAGGAGGGGCCGTTGCTCGACGAGAGGCACTTGCAGGAACTCGTCGCGCTGGATCTGCTGGATCAGACCTTCCTCAACGGCATCGAGCAGATCAGCGAGACGGTCGCGCGGCTCGCCGCGAGCGTCGCGGCGAACGATCTGCCGTCGACGCATGGCGCGCTGCATATCCTGCTCGGCGTCAGCGGCAATATCGGCGCGAAGGCGCTGCATCAGTTCGTGCGGCAGATCTATCCGCGCGTGGTGGACGGCGAGTGGCCCGCGCAGGCGGACTGGCTCGCGCAGATCTGCTCGCTGAGGGATCGCTCCGCGCCGGCGTTGCAGACGTATTTCGCGGCGGTGAAGGCGCAGGGCGATCGGCGGGATGCGCTGAGTGATTGA
- the msrA gene encoding peptide-methionine (S)-S-oxide reductase MsrA, translating to MTTQTETALLAGGCFWGMQELLRREPGVLSTRVGYSGGDVPNATYRNHGTHAEAVEIVFDPERISFRRILEFFFQIHDPTTKNRQGNDVGTSYRSAIFYLSDDQKQIALQTVADVDASDLWPGKVVTEIVPAGPFWEAEPEHQDYLVHNPGGYTCHFVRAGWKLPTTSA from the coding sequence ATGACGACACAAACCGAGACCGCCCTGCTCGCCGGCGGCTGCTTCTGGGGCATGCAGGAACTGTTGCGCCGCGAACCTGGCGTGCTGTCCACGCGCGTCGGCTATTCGGGCGGCGACGTGCCCAACGCGACTTATCGCAATCACGGCACGCACGCGGAGGCCGTCGAGATCGTGTTCGATCCGGAGCGGATCAGCTTCCGGCGGATTCTCGAGTTCTTCTTTCAGATCCACGATCCGACCACGAAGAACCGTCAGGGTAACGATGTCGGCACGAGCTACCGCTCCGCCATTTTCTATCTGAGCGACGATCAGAAGCAGATCGCCTTGCAGACCGTGGCCGACGTGGATGCATCCGATCTGTGGCCCGGCAAGGTCGTCACCGAAATCGTGCCGGCCGGCCCGTTCTGGGAAGCGGAACCCGAGCATCAGGACTATCTGGTGCACAACCCCGGCGGCTATACGTGCCACTTCGTGCGGGCAGGCTGGAAGCTGCCGACCACCTCAGCCTAG
- the bfr gene encoding bacterioferritin, which produces MQSDPKVLEYLNAQLKNELTAINQYFLHARMYKHWGLDKLGKHEYDESIGEMKHADLLIERIFMLDGLPNLQDLHKLLIGEETKEILECDLKLEKISQQTCKEGIAYCESVRDYISREILVHILDETEEHIDWLETNLDLIDKVGIQNYQQSGMDSPS; this is translated from the coding sequence ATGCAAAGTGATCCCAAGGTTCTCGAATATCTGAACGCGCAACTCAAGAACGAACTGACCGCGATCAACCAGTACTTTCTGCACGCCCGCATGTATAAGCACTGGGGTCTCGACAAGCTCGGCAAGCACGAATACGACGAGTCGATCGGCGAAATGAAGCACGCGGACCTGCTGATCGAACGGATCTTCATGCTCGACGGCCTGCCCAATCTGCAGGACCTGCACAAGCTGCTGATCGGCGAAGAGACGAAAGAGATTCTCGAGTGCGATCTGAAGCTCGAAAAGATTTCGCAGCAGACGTGCAAGGAAGGCATCGCTTATTGCGAATCGGTGCGCGACTATATTTCCCGCGAAATTCTCGTGCACATCCTCGACGAGACCGAGGAACACATCGACTGGCTCGAAACGAATCTGGATCTGATCGACAAGGTCGGCATTCAGAATTACCAGCAGTCGGGTATGGATTCGCCGAGCTGA
- a CDS encoding TetR/AcrR family transcriptional regulator: protein MSPRKLPRQQRAAATVAAILDAAASILERGGFDAYTTNAIAERAGASIGSLYQYFPNKTALTQALIAREDAALAVSLKALLDLPDEADLLRALIRVAVAHQLRRPVLARLLDSEEARLPVSDEVHQLDTLMKTIFRRCLGDTLIANQPHVPRDLFAIIHGMVDAAGQHQEDDSDALVARVERAVFGYLAVSA, encoded by the coding sequence GTGAGCCCGCGCAAATTGCCGCGTCAGCAGCGCGCGGCCGCCACGGTCGCGGCGATTCTCGACGCGGCGGCGAGCATTCTGGAGCGCGGCGGTTTCGACGCCTATACGACCAACGCGATCGCCGAACGCGCAGGGGCGAGCATCGGTTCGCTATATCAGTACTTCCCGAACAAGACCGCGTTGACGCAGGCGCTGATCGCACGCGAGGACGCGGCGCTCGCGGTCAGTCTGAAGGCCCTGCTCGACCTGCCCGACGAGGCCGATCTGCTGCGCGCGCTGATTCGCGTCGCCGTCGCGCATCAATTGCGGCGGCCGGTCCTCGCCCGTCTGCTCGATTCCGAGGAAGCGCGCTTGCCCGTCAGCGACGAGGTGCATCAACTCGATACGTTGATGAAAACGATTTTCCGCCGCTGTCTCGGCGATACCTTGATCGCGAATCAGCCGCACGTGCCGCGCGATCTGTTCGCCATCATTCACGGGATGGTGGATGCTGCGGGGCAGCATCAGGAGGACGATAGCGACGCGCTGGTAGCGCGTGTCGAACGAGCGGTGTTCGGTTATCTCGCGGTTTCCGCATGA
- a CDS encoding FAD-dependent monooxygenase, with amino-acid sequence MRVIIAGGGIVGLSAGIAFKTIGWDVLVCEQAPEIRAAGAAIGLWRNALDVFDELGVGEAIHAIGMPIETWFYDAAGARYRAPGFALADHAFTLVPRPELNRLLADAVGRANIRVDTRVVGFDEQADHIDVTLNDGTLERADLLLGADGAYSAVRAQLLPGHAAREHSGHHVWRGMLAAGDEPAEGSVLTVGHRRTRGGYTRTYGDQVVWMVNQFDSATPAGTKKDEALIRAAHLNDNGWNDALVKLIERTPEAQILHNPIMFVPPLPRWTAARVALIGDAAHALSPHISAGGTLGVEDVRVLVNAVTKQGDLAAALSAYEANRIPHYTRVHELAYAVELARDAHEYAREYATFSHWMLNDGYRASRAG; translated from the coding sequence ATGCGAGTCATCATTGCAGGCGGCGGGATTGTCGGACTGAGCGCCGGGATCGCATTCAAGACGATCGGCTGGGACGTGCTGGTCTGCGAGCAGGCGCCGGAAATCCGCGCGGCGGGCGCGGCGATCGGCTTGTGGCGCAATGCGCTCGACGTGTTCGACGAACTGGGCGTCGGCGAGGCCATCCACGCGATCGGCATGCCCATCGAAACGTGGTTCTACGACGCGGCCGGCGCGCGTTATCGCGCGCCCGGTTTCGCGCTGGCGGACCATGCGTTCACGCTGGTGCCGCGTCCCGAACTGAACCGTCTGCTGGCCGACGCGGTGGGGCGTGCCAACATTCGCGTCGATACCCGGGTCGTCGGCTTCGACGAGCAGGCGGATCATATCGACGTGACGCTGAACGACGGCACGCTCGAACGCGCGGATCTGCTGCTGGGCGCCGACGGCGCGTACTCCGCGGTGCGGGCGCAGCTGCTGCCGGGTCATGCCGCGCGGGAGCATTCTGGCCATCACGTGTGGCGCGGCATGCTGGCGGCCGGCGACGAACCCGCCGAAGGCTCGGTGCTGACTGTCGGCCACCGGCGCACACGCGGCGGTTACACGCGAACCTATGGCGATCAGGTCGTGTGGATGGTGAATCAGTTCGACAGCGCGACGCCTGCCGGCACGAAGAAGGACGAAGCGTTGATCCGCGCCGCGCATCTGAACGACAACGGCTGGAACGATGCGCTGGTGAAGCTGATCGAGCGCACGCCGGAAGCGCAGATCCTGCACAACCCGATCATGTTCGTGCCGCCGTTGCCGCGCTGGACCGCCGCGCGTGTCGCGCTGATCGGCGACGCGGCGCATGCGCTGTCGCCGCATATTTCGGCGGGCGGCACGCTCGGCGTGGAAGACGTGCGCGTGCTGGTGAACGCCGTGACGAAGCAGGGCGATCTCGCGGCCGCCCTGTCCGCGTATGAGGCGAACCGCATCCCGCATTACACGCGCGTTCACGAACTGGCCTACGCCGTTGAACTGGCACGCGACGCGCATGAATACGCGCGCGAGTATGCGACCTTCAGTCACTGGATGCTCAACGACGGTTATCGCGCCTCGCGCGCGGGCTGA
- the katG gene encoding catalase/peroxidase HPI gives MSTEAKCPFNHTAGSGTSNRDWWPNQLNLKILHQHSSLSDPMGQDFNYAEAFNSLDLAAVKQDLLAVMTDSQDWWPADFGHYGPFFIRMAWHSAGTYRTGDGRGGAGSGQQRFAPLNSWPDNVSLDKARRLIWPVKQKYGRKISWADLIILTGNVALESMGFKTFGFAGGREDVWESDEDVYWGTETTWLGGDKRYSGVRDLENPLGAVQMGLIYVNPEGPNGNPDPLAAAVDIRETFARMAMNDEETVALIAGGHTFGKTHGAGPASHVGVEPEAGSIEDQGLGWKSTFGTGKGNDAISSGLEVIWTTTPTQWGNGFFDNLFGYEWELTKSPAGAHQWKPKGEAGADTVPDPHDPSKRRTPSMLTTDLSLRFDPAYEKISRRFHEHPDQFADAFARAWFKLTHRDMGPLARYLGPEVPGEELIWQDPIPAVDHPLIDAQDAAALKDKVLVSGLPVSQLVSTAWASASTFRGSDKRGGANGARIRLAPQKDWEVNQPAQLAKVLDTLEGIQREFNAAQSGGKRVSLADLIVLAGNAGVEQAAKHAGHDVTVPFSPGRMDASQAQTDPDSFAVLEPLADGFRNYLKGKYTITAEAFLVDRAQQLKLSAPELTVLVGGLRVLDANYEQSQHGVFTERRETLTNDFFVNLLDMRTEWKPVTDAKDVFEGRDRATGDLKWTGTRVDLIFGSNAQLRAVAEVYGSSDAQEKFVRDFVAAWGKVMNLDRFDLAEG, from the coding sequence ATGTCGACTGAAGCGAAGTGTCCGTTTAACCATACCGCAGGCAGTGGTACGTCAAATCGGGACTGGTGGCCCAATCAGCTGAACCTCAAGATCCTGCATCAGCATTCGTCCCTGTCCGATCCGATGGGCCAGGACTTCAACTACGCCGAGGCCTTCAACAGCCTCGACCTCGCGGCCGTGAAGCAAGACCTGCTGGCCGTCATGACCGACTCGCAGGACTGGTGGCCCGCGGACTTCGGTCACTACGGACCGTTCTTCATCCGCATGGCGTGGCACAGCGCCGGCACCTATCGCACCGGCGACGGCCGCGGCGGCGCGGGCTCCGGTCAGCAGCGTTTCGCGCCGCTCAATAGCTGGCCCGACAACGTCAGTCTCGACAAGGCGCGCCGCCTGATCTGGCCGGTCAAGCAGAAGTACGGCCGGAAAATCTCCTGGGCCGATCTCATCATCCTGACGGGTAACGTCGCGCTGGAATCGATGGGCTTCAAGACCTTCGGTTTCGCGGGCGGCCGCGAGGACGTGTGGGAGTCGGACGAAGACGTGTATTGGGGCACCGAAACCACGTGGCTCGGCGGCGACAAGCGCTACTCCGGCGTGCGCGATCTGGAGAACCCGCTCGGCGCGGTGCAGATGGGGCTGATCTACGTGAACCCCGAAGGTCCGAACGGCAACCCCGACCCGCTCGCGGCGGCGGTGGACATTCGCGAGACCTTCGCCCGCATGGCGATGAACGACGAAGAAACCGTCGCGCTGATCGCGGGCGGCCACACGTTCGGCAAGACGCACGGCGCCGGTCCCGCATCGCACGTCGGGGTCGAGCCGGAAGCGGGCAGCATCGAAGACCAGGGGCTGGGCTGGAAGAGCACGTTCGGCACCGGCAAGGGCAACGATGCGATTTCGAGCGGCCTCGAAGTGATCTGGACCACCACGCCGACGCAATGGGGTAACGGTTTCTTCGACAACCTGTTCGGCTACGAATGGGAACTGACGAAGAGTCCGGCCGGTGCGCATCAGTGGAAACCGAAGGGGGAAGCGGGCGCCGATACCGTGCCCGATCCGCACGATCCGTCGAAACGCCGCACACCGTCGATGCTGACCACCGACCTCTCGCTGCGCTTCGATCCCGCTTACGAAAAAATTTCCCGGCGCTTCCACGAGCATCCCGATCAATTCGCGGATGCATTCGCGCGGGCATGGTTCAAGCTGACGCATCGCGACATGGGGCCGCTTGCACGTTATCTCGGCCCCGAAGTGCCAGGCGAGGAACTGATCTGGCAAGACCCGATTCCCGCCGTCGATCATCCGCTGATCGATGCGCAGGACGCGGCCGCGCTCAAGGACAAGGTGCTGGTGTCGGGACTGCCGGTGTCGCAACTGGTGTCGACGGCGTGGGCGTCGGCATCCACGTTCCGCGGGTCGGACAAACGTGGCGGCGCGAACGGCGCGCGTATTCGTCTCGCGCCGCAAAAGGACTGGGAGGTCAATCAGCCCGCGCAACTGGCGAAGGTACTGGACACGCTCGAAGGCATTCAGCGCGAGTTCAACGCCGCGCAGTCGGGCGGCAAGCGCGTTTCGCTCGCCGATCTGATCGTGCTGGCCGGCAATGCGGGTGTCGAGCAGGCCGCCAAGCATGCCGGTCACGACGTGACGGTGCCGTTCTCGCCAGGGCGCATGGATGCGTCGCAGGCGCAGACGGATCCGGATTCGTTCGCCGTGCTCGAACCGCTCGCGGATGGATTCCGCAACTACCTGAAGGGCAAGTACACGATCACGGCCGAGGCATTTCTGGTCGACCGGGCGCAGCAGCTGAAACTTTCCGCGCCGGAGTTGACGGTGCTCGTCGGCGGCCTGCGGGTGCTCGATGCGAATTACGAACAGAGCCAGCACGGCGTGTTCACCGAGCGCCGCGAGACGTTGACCAACGACTTCTTCGTCAATCTGCTCGACATGCGCACGGAGTGGAAGCCGGTGACCGACGCGAAGGACGTCTTCGAAGGACGTGACCGCGCGACGGGCGATCTGAAGTGGACCGGCACGCGCGTCGATCTGATCTTCGGTTCGAATGCGCAGTTGCGTGCGGTGGCCGAGGTGTACGGCAGTTCGGATGCGCAGGAGAAGTTCGTCCGTGACTTCGTCGCCGCGTGGGGCAAGGTGATGAATCTGGATCGGTTCGATCTGGCCGAGGGTTGA
- a CDS encoding MFS transporter produces the protein MHRSAPAPQPVRAAFAAFIGTTVEFYDFYTYATAAALVLGEVFFPSTNHFVSTLASFATFAVGFIARPLSGAVFGHWGDRLGRKKMLLLTMFLMGVATTGIGLLPSYASIGVWAPVLLILLRILQGIAVGGEWGGAVLMSSEHAPEGRKTFFASFPQMGSPAGLILSLIAFRLVTSLDHASFVAWGWRLPFLAGFALLTIGLVIRVGVNESPEFERMKAARETAKSPVKDVLKSHGYPILLAAAATTIGSAGFFFTNTFMISYVTSYLSMPKSLILDCLFIVTVIQLLSQPVSAWLSERIGEARFLSGAAILSMLTPYPMFILVNTQNPVAIVVGIAFAVVVLSATYAVVAGFMSAAFPTHLRYSGISIAYQLCCTIAGGTTPLIGTMLAQRYQGQWLPLALFFSLLAAVSLFGIVGLARYKSRQGDIEAERIVPAADAA, from the coding sequence ATGCACCGATCCGCACCTGCTCCACAGCCCGTCCGCGCGGCGTTTGCCGCGTTCATCGGCACGACGGTCGAGTTCTACGATTTCTACACATACGCCACCGCCGCCGCGCTCGTGCTCGGGGAGGTGTTCTTCCCGAGCACCAATCATTTCGTCAGCACGCTCGCATCGTTCGCGACCTTCGCGGTCGGTTTCATCGCGCGGCCGCTGAGCGGCGCGGTATTCGGTCACTGGGGCGACCGGCTCGGCCGCAAGAAAATGCTTTTGCTGACGATGTTCCTGATGGGCGTCGCGACGACGGGCATCGGCCTGCTGCCATCGTATGCATCGATCGGCGTATGGGCGCCGGTTCTGCTGATTCTGTTGCGCATCCTGCAGGGCATCGCGGTGGGCGGCGAATGGGGCGGCGCGGTGCTGATGTCGAGCGAACACGCGCCCGAAGGCCGCAAAACCTTCTTCGCATCGTTCCCGCAGATGGGCAGTCCGGCGGGTCTGATCCTGTCGCTGATCGCATTTCGCCTCGTCACGTCGCTCGATCACGCGAGCTTCGTCGCGTGGGGCTGGCGCTTGCCGTTTCTCGCCGGCTTCGCGCTGCTGACGATCGGTCTCGTGATCCGTGTCGGCGTCAACGAATCGCCGGAGTTCGAACGGATGAAGGCCGCGCGTGAAACCGCGAAATCGCCGGTCAAGGACGTGTTGAAGTCGCACGGCTATCCGATCCTGCTCGCCGCGGCGGCCACCACGATCGGTTCGGCCGGCTTCTTCTTCACCAACACGTTCATGATCTCGTACGTCACAAGTTATCTGTCGATGCCGAAGTCGCTGATCCTCGACTGCCTGTTCATCGTCACCGTGATTCAGTTGCTGTCGCAACCGGTTTCCGCGTGGCTGTCGGAGCGGATCGGCGAAGCCCGCTTCCTGAGCGGCGCGGCCATTCTGTCGATGCTCACGCCGTATCCGATGTTCATCCTCGTCAATACGCAGAATCCGGTCGCGATCGTCGTGGGTATCGCGTTCGCGGTCGTGGTGTTGTCGGCCACGTATGCGGTGGTGGCCGGCTTCATGAGTGCGGCGTTTCCGACTCATCTGCGCTACTCGGGTATTTCGATCGCGTACCAGTTGTGCTGCACGATCGCGGGCGGCACCACGCCGCTGATCGGCACGATGCTCGCGCAGCGCTATCAAGGGCAATGGCTGCCGCTCGCGTTGTTCTTCTCGTTGCTCGCGGCGGTGTCGCTGTTCGGCATCGTGGGCCTCGCGCGCTACAAGAGCCGGCAAGGCGATATCGAAGCAGAGCGGATCGTGCCAGCCGCCGACGCGGCATGA